In Halobacillus amylolyticus, the following proteins share a genomic window:
- a CDS encoding TetR/AcrR family transcriptional regulator — protein MPKQTFFNLKEEKRQTLIDAAKKEFSRVSLYDASISNILKTAGIPRGSFYQYFEDKEDIFFYLLNEDAKERHEHFVSYLKKYEGDLFETMTGLFQDALEYSQDRGKNDFIRNAILNMNYKIENTFAKVLSEETFSNRYTEIYHLVDTKKLNITSEQELFHVLQIIVAVTMQNLVQSFARDLPIDAAMKNYTVELGLLKKGLLSKS, from the coding sequence GTGCCTAAACAAACGTTTTTTAATTTAAAGGAAGAAAAAAGGCAAACGTTGATAGATGCGGCAAAAAAAGAATTTTCAAGGGTGTCATTATATGATGCATCCATTTCAAATATTCTTAAGACAGCAGGTATCCCAAGAGGGAGCTTCTACCAATACTTCGAAGATAAGGAAGATATTTTCTTCTATCTGTTAAATGAGGATGCTAAAGAGAGGCATGAACATTTCGTTTCTTATTTAAAGAAATATGAGGGAGATTTATTTGAAACGATGACAGGTTTATTTCAAGATGCACTGGAGTACTCCCAAGACAGAGGAAAAAATGACTTTATTAGGAATGCTATTTTAAATATGAACTATAAAATTGAAAATACATTTGCTAAAGTTTTGAGCGAGGAAACATTTAGTAACCGATATACGGAAATTTATCATTTAGTTGATACCAAAAAACTGAACATAACAAGTGAGCAAGAATTATTTCATGTTTTGCAAATAATTGTAGCGGTGACCATGCAGAATCTTGTTCAAAGCTTTGCAAGGGATTTACCTATAGATGCAGCAATGAAAAACTATACGGTAGAGCTAGGCTTGCTAAAGAAGGGACTTTTGAGTAAGTCCTGA
- a CDS encoding MDR family MFS transporter: MVNNNNQAQSGETVNKIPLMLVLISGAFAAILNQTLLATALPHIMADLNLEANTAQWLTSIFMLVNGIMIPITAFLIGRFTTRALFLTAMGLFAVGTLICAIAPTFSLLMVGRIIQASGAGIIMPLMQTILFLIFPVEKRGTAMGMFGLVIAFAPAIGPTLSGWLVEQFPWRSLFYVILPIVIIDFILAYILLKNVTERTFPKLDILSIILSSLGFGGLLYGFSSAGSSGWSGQEVIISMVVGALALTWFILRQTKLKQPILEFRVFKYKMFTLTTALGMVVFIAMIGAATVLPLLMQNMLGFTAFESGLALLPGALLMGVMNPVTGRVFDKFGAKWLAIIGLAILTITTFMFTNLTAQTTFTYIAVVNAVRMLGVAMVMMPVTTAGLNQLPQRLIPHGTAMNNTMRQVSGAVGTALLVTVMVNNTLPEQGVNGLVHGVNISFIVAGITSIIGLVLSFFIKRSRPEEDDPDQIKSKANNRTVTES, from the coding sequence ATGGTCAACAATAACAATCAAGCACAGTCAGGAGAAACCGTCAATAAAATACCATTAATGCTTGTTTTAATTTCAGGGGCTTTTGCGGCCATATTGAATCAGACTCTTTTAGCGACAGCCTTACCGCATATTATGGCCGATTTGAATTTAGAAGCAAATACAGCCCAGTGGCTAACGTCTATTTTTATGCTGGTAAATGGAATTATGATCCCGATCACGGCCTTTTTGATCGGCCGTTTTACAACGAGAGCTTTGTTTTTGACGGCGATGGGCCTTTTTGCTGTAGGTACGTTGATTTGTGCTATTGCACCAACCTTCTCCTTATTGATGGTAGGGAGAATTATTCAAGCTTCAGGTGCTGGAATTATCATGCCATTGATGCAAACTATACTATTTCTCATTTTTCCTGTTGAAAAACGAGGGACAGCGATGGGGATGTTCGGGTTGGTTATTGCTTTCGCGCCGGCAATAGGTCCAACTTTATCAGGTTGGCTTGTGGAACAATTTCCGTGGAGAAGCTTATTTTATGTGATTTTGCCTATCGTCATCATTGATTTCATTCTCGCTTATATCCTTCTAAAAAATGTGACCGAACGGACATTTCCGAAGCTTGATATCTTATCCATCATCCTCTCTTCCTTAGGGTTTGGCGGTTTGTTATATGGATTTAGTTCTGCTGGCAGCAGTGGGTGGAGTGGTCAAGAGGTCATTATCTCTATGGTCGTTGGTGCTCTTGCCCTGACTTGGTTTATCCTTAGACAGACGAAATTAAAACAACCGATTCTTGAATTCAGGGTATTTAAATATAAAATGTTTACCCTAACTACCGCCCTTGGTATGGTTGTATTTATTGCTATGATCGGGGCAGCTACGGTTCTCCCGTTGCTTATGCAAAATATGCTCGGTTTTACAGCATTTGAATCAGGGTTGGCGCTATTACCAGGTGCGCTGTTAATGGGGGTTATGAACCCTGTGACCGGACGGGTGTTTGATAAATTTGGTGCGAAGTGGCTTGCGATTATTGGATTAGCTATCCTAACCATTACCACGTTCATGTTTACCAACTTAACAGCTCAGACAACATTTACCTATATAGCGGTGGTCAATGCGGTCAGGATGCTTGGTGTGGCAATGGTCATGATGCCTGTAACCACAGCCGGATTAAATCAGCTGCCACAGCGTTTAATCCCCCACGGAACAGCGATGAACAATACCATGCGCCAAGTATCAGGGGCAGTCGGAACGGCCTTGCTCGTAACGGTCATGGTAAATAATACACTGCCAGAGCAAGGTGTAAATGGACTGGTACATGGTGTGAATATTTCATTTATCGTAGCAGGTATTACCTCAATTATTGGTCTCGTACTATCGTTCTTCATAAAACGCTCACGTCCAGAAGAAGACGATCCTGATCAAATTAAATCAAAGGCAAACAATCGGACAGTTACCGAAAGCTAA
- a CDS encoding halocarboxylic acid dehydrogenase DehI family protein yields MNPYGIPEVFESEAKGQVKEVYEDIKYVLKVPVVNFIFRTLANYPDFLVEAWKQVRPSMLTTNMEEAARYLRTPAINGRIPTIGWDPAYSQTTLQQIHQTLFIFYYVNPKLLLIASAWTESLSNRPITGEKKVNGFIPPGVLNGLKPVKLVHISNAPTIMKQLLKDIAKTHRAFDVASDFRALAQYPLFLEKTWGELKPYVQTYEYDLLKAQLSTQSMSMVHNNMPYPVTINSSDLSRIYSPAETAGIIGLVSLFQSFLPALIVDGEFMRRTLAAQ; encoded by the coding sequence TTGAATCCATACGGAATTCCTGAAGTGTTTGAATCGGAGGCTAAAGGCCAAGTTAAAGAGGTGTACGAGGACATTAAATACGTTTTGAAGGTACCAGTGGTAAACTTTATCTTTCGTACATTAGCCAATTACCCAGATTTTCTAGTAGAAGCTTGGAAGCAAGTAAGACCAAGTATGTTAACAACAAACATGGAGGAAGCAGCGAGATATTTAAGGACTCCTGCAATAAATGGGAGGATTCCCACAATAGGATGGGATCCTGCCTACAGCCAAACCACTCTACAACAAATCCATCAAACCTTATTTATTTTCTATTATGTGAACCCCAAATTATTACTCATAGCCAGCGCATGGACAGAAAGTCTAAGCAATCGGCCAATTACTGGAGAGAAGAAAGTGAATGGATTTATTCCACCAGGAGTTTTGAACGGTCTGAAGCCTGTTAAATTAGTTCACATCTCAAATGCTCCAACAATAATGAAGCAGCTCCTTAAAGATATTGCCAAAACACATCGGGCCTTTGATGTTGCAAGTGACTTTCGAGCACTTGCTCAATACCCGCTCTTTTTAGAGAAAACATGGGGAGAACTAAAGCCATATGTTCAAACTTACGAATATGACCTTCTAAAAGCACAGCTTAGTACACAGTCCATGTCAATGGTTCATAACAACATGCCCTATCCAGTTACAATAAACAGCAGTGACCTGAGCCGCATTTATTCCCCCGCTGAGACGGCAGGCATTATAGGCCTAGTTTCTTTATTTCAAAGTTTTCTTCCAGCGCTGATCGTTGATGGGGAATTTATGCGAAGAACCCTAGCAGCTCAATAA
- a CDS encoding DUF3953 domain-containing protein encodes MPSLMLCLGALVLVIGVAELQKGPKQLWGYINIIASVFVFFVSIQWFLLN; translated from the coding sequence ATGCCATCCTTAATGTTGTGCCTGGGGGCGCTAGTGTTAGTGATAGGAGTAGCCGAACTTCAAAAAGGTCCAAAACAATTATGGGGATATATAAACATTATCGCTTCGGTATTCGTCTTTTTCGTTTCCATACAGTGGTTCTTATTAAATTAA
- a CDS encoding NAD(P)/FAD-dependent oxidoreductase → MTAAIYDVVVVGGGPGGLSAALVLGRSRRKVVVIDEGNPRNSVTFKTHGYLTRDGIKPKELRTIAKQQLTEYRNVSCIEDVVEKVEQQGHTFNVWTQKGNMFQSRRVIMATGMIEELPDIPGVRDVYGKSVFPCPYCDGWERREEPLAVFGGEEKAVDFTKLIYNWSKDLIVFTNGTPRFDDCQKRELIDYNILVVESPITKLQSTKGKLEKVLVQSGEMFHRTGGFLVDTGEKQASAIPKDLGVPKNERGGYESDDHGLTGVEGLYVIGDAKNAFVGLAGAVGEGYEAGVVINHELVLEDWGQESDKRKNEPKV, encoded by the coding sequence ATGACAGCAGCTATTTATGATGTTGTAGTAGTCGGAGGGGGCCCTGGAGGGCTGAGCGCTGCACTTGTATTAGGGCGTTCACGTAGAAAGGTAGTCGTAATTGACGAGGGTAACCCTCGCAATAGTGTTACGTTTAAAACACATGGCTATCTCACTAGGGACGGAATCAAACCAAAGGAACTACGGACCATTGCTAAACAGCAATTAACGGAATATAGGAACGTTTCGTGTATCGAGGACGTGGTTGAGAAGGTGGAGCAACAAGGTCACACATTTAATGTATGGACTCAAAAAGGAAACATGTTTCAAAGCAGGAGAGTGATTATGGCAACAGGGATGATAGAAGAACTGCCTGACATACCAGGGGTACGAGATGTCTACGGGAAGTCCGTTTTCCCGTGTCCATACTGCGATGGATGGGAGCGGCGAGAAGAACCCTTAGCAGTGTTTGGAGGGGAGGAAAAAGCAGTGGATTTTACAAAATTAATTTATAATTGGAGTAAAGATCTTATCGTATTTACGAATGGAACTCCACGCTTTGATGACTGTCAGAAGCGAGAACTTATCGACTATAATATTCTCGTTGTAGAATCTCCAATAACAAAACTTCAATCAACCAAAGGGAAGTTAGAGAAGGTCTTAGTACAGAGTGGGGAAATGTTTCATAGAACAGGTGGGTTTCTCGTGGATACAGGAGAAAAACAAGCCTCTGCTATTCCAAAAGACCTGGGAGTTCCGAAAAATGAGCGAGGAGGATATGAGTCCGATGACCATGGGCTGACAGGTGTAGAGGGGCTATATGTTATTGGTGATGCCAAAAATGCCTTCGTAGGGCTAGCTGGTGCTGTAGGAGAGGGGTATGAAGCTGGGGTCGTAATTAACCATGAACTTGTGCTGGAAGACTGGGGCCAAGAGTCAGACAAAAGAAAAAACGAACCCAAGGTGTAA
- the nagE gene encoding N-acetylglucosamine-specific PTS transporter subunit IIBC, which translates to MLNFLQRIGKSLMFPIATLPAAALLVRLGMEDMLDIPFVTAAGNGILTNLSMIFAIGIAMGFAKDGNGAAALAGAVGVLVLEGGIGAINENIDMGVFSGIISGVVAGMLYNRFHDVKFPEFLSFFGGKRFVPIITSLVMVALSFVFGYLWVYPQNVLDATANWILNAGELGVGVYGVLNRLLIPVGLHHVMNTLIWFDFGTFTTETGEVVRGEINRFLNGDPEAGHFLAGFFPVMMFGLPAACLAMYAAAKKHRKAAVGGMLLSIALTAFLTGVTEPIEFTFMFLSPLLYLVHALLTGVSMVAAYMLDIRHGFGFSAGLIDYLLNYSIAENPFMLIIIGLVLGAIYFVVFYFLIIKLDLKTPGREDEDEDLVEETQAVGHQPEGATNDYEAKAYQYLEALGGPENIKSLDYCTTRLRLQMSDRDKVNETALKRYGARGVMKVGKQNLQVIVGTTVEFLADAMRRRMEQGSEATPEAVNKEETQEEASHGSRQLTETDFVMPNTGLVMRLEDVPDEVFAQQMMGPGFAIDPEGDTFTSPIKGKVVQVFPTKHAIGLETEGGLEILIHIGLDTVQLKGEGFETLVEAGQQIKQGDPLIRVDLDLVKGKAPSVVTPVIFTNLESETVHLLKKGKQEKGELGIITVH; encoded by the coding sequence ATGTTGAACTTTTTACAGCGAATTGGTAAATCGTTAATGTTCCCAATTGCAACCTTGCCAGCGGCCGCACTCCTTGTGCGCCTTGGTATGGAGGACATGCTTGATATTCCGTTTGTTACGGCAGCGGGTAATGGAATCTTAACCAACCTTTCCATGATCTTTGCGATTGGTATTGCGATGGGGTTTGCAAAGGATGGAAACGGAGCTGCTGCCCTTGCTGGTGCAGTCGGGGTTTTAGTTCTTGAAGGTGGTATTGGAGCAATTAATGAAAATATTGACATGGGAGTATTCTCGGGTATTATTTCCGGTGTTGTTGCCGGAATGTTATACAACCGCTTCCACGATGTTAAATTTCCAGAGTTTCTATCGTTCTTCGGGGGCAAAAGATTCGTCCCGATTATAACGTCGCTCGTTATGGTTGCCCTCTCATTTGTGTTTGGGTATTTATGGGTCTATCCACAAAATGTGCTTGATGCAACAGCGAACTGGATATTAAATGCTGGTGAACTTGGTGTTGGTGTGTATGGAGTTCTGAACCGCTTACTTATTCCAGTAGGACTTCACCACGTAATGAATACATTAATTTGGTTTGATTTTGGTACTTTTACAACGGAAACAGGAGAAGTGGTTAGAGGTGAAATCAACCGTTTCCTAAATGGAGATCCTGAAGCAGGACATTTCTTAGCAGGGTTTTTCCCTGTCATGATGTTTGGTTTGCCAGCTGCCTGTCTAGCGATGTATGCAGCTGCTAAGAAACATCGTAAAGCAGCCGTCGGTGGAATGTTGTTAAGTATTGCCCTGACAGCATTTTTGACAGGTGTGACTGAACCGATTGAATTTACGTTTATGTTCTTATCACCACTGCTTTACTTGGTACACGCCTTATTGACAGGTGTATCCATGGTTGCAGCCTATATGCTGGATATTCGGCACGGTTTTGGCTTTTCAGCAGGGCTGATCGATTATTTACTAAACTATAGTATTGCTGAGAATCCATTCATGTTGATTATAATAGGACTAGTTTTAGGTGCTATCTATTTTGTTGTTTTCTACTTCCTGATTATTAAGCTTGATTTAAAAACACCAGGAAGAGAAGACGAGGACGAAGATTTAGTAGAAGAAACACAAGCAGTAGGTCACCAGCCTGAAGGGGCAACAAATGATTACGAAGCAAAAGCCTATCAATATCTTGAAGCTCTTGGCGGACCTGAGAATATTAAATCATTGGATTATTGTACGACAAGACTTCGTTTACAAATGTCCGATCGTGACAAAGTAAATGAAACAGCATTGAAGCGGTACGGGGCACGTGGAGTAATGAAAGTCGGGAAGCAGAACTTGCAAGTCATCGTAGGAACAACGGTCGAATTTTTGGCGGATGCGATGAGAAGAAGAATGGAACAAGGCAGTGAAGCCACGCCCGAAGCGGTTAATAAGGAAGAAACACAAGAAGAAGCCTCCCATGGCAGCCGTCAGCTCACTGAGACTGATTTTGTTATGCCAAACACAGGTCTCGTTATGCGGCTTGAGGATGTTCCAGACGAAGTGTTTGCACAACAGATGATGGGGCCGGGTTTTGCCATTGATCCTGAAGGTGACACGTTCACGTCACCTATTAAAGGAAAGGTTGTTCAAGTGTTTCCAACCAAACATGCGATTGGTTTAGAAACAGAAGGCGGTTTGGAAATTCTTATTCACATTGGTCTTGACACAGTACAGCTTAAAGGCGAAGGGTTTGAAACCCTTGTTGAGGCCGGGCAACAAATTAAGCAAGGGGATCCCCTTATACGGGTGGATTTAGATTTAGTGAAAGGGAAGGCTCCTTCTGTAGTCACCCCAGTCATTTTTACGAACTTAGAAAGTGAAACCGTCCATCTTCTTAAAAAAGGGAAACAGGAAAAAGGTGAACTAGGGATTATTACTGTTCATTAA
- a CDS encoding TIGR00341 family protein, which translates to MELQLIEVYAPKNFSYQNGLLEKFSFISYWVSHEEDHDLHIRILVEKEDAEKILNYLEKAAYDENSEFDAMLYSVKAYIPSKYSEKNTPSDDQEQFERASKHELYSIVHTSSKIDVSFSWFTAFAALVAAVGITQNSPALVIGANIIDPSIRPIIGISFASVLGEQKLVRQSIMTAMFGLFIPLAVAASFGFLFPLPLHSNEFISQTNVQIIDLIVAISAGAAGALSFVKRSQGQLVGVMVSLAVLPPTVVLGMMLGAAQWQNAVIPFLLLVININAILLAAILVFWLSGIKPVNWAEIQDANTSRMNSLLFTGIIGVVLIATVILIQF; encoded by the coding sequence ATGGAACTGCAATTAATCGAAGTATATGCACCAAAAAATTTCAGCTATCAAAATGGCCTGTTGGAGAAATTCTCTTTCATTTCGTACTGGGTATCCCATGAGGAAGATCATGATTTGCACATTCGAATTTTGGTTGAAAAAGAGGATGCAGAAAAAATCTTGAACTACTTAGAAAAGGCTGCTTATGATGAAAACAGCGAATTTGATGCTATGCTCTACTCAGTAAAGGCATATATACCTAGTAAATATAGTGAGAAGAATACACCCAGTGATGATCAGGAGCAATTTGAAAGAGCCAGCAAGCACGAGTTATATTCCATTGTTCATACATCGAGTAAAATTGACGTCAGCTTTTCCTGGTTTACGGCATTTGCCGCACTTGTCGCTGCTGTTGGTATAACCCAAAACAGCCCAGCCCTAGTGATAGGAGCTAATATCATTGACCCATCAATCAGACCGATTATAGGTATTTCATTTGCATCTGTTCTTGGTGAACAAAAACTTGTACGTCAATCGATCATGACTGCAATGTTTGGCCTGTTCATTCCGCTTGCTGTCGCTGCATCGTTCGGATTTCTATTTCCATTACCGCTTCATAGTAATGAATTCATTTCTCAAACCAATGTACAAATTATAGATCTTATCGTTGCTATTTCAGCAGGAGCCGCAGGGGCCTTATCTTTTGTTAAACGATCACAAGGGCAATTAGTTGGAGTAATGGTCTCCTTAGCCGTATTGCCTCCAACCGTCGTACTCGGAATGATGCTTGGTGCTGCTCAATGGCAAAATGCTGTCATACCATTCCTATTACTAGTCATTAATATTAATGCCATTCTTTTAGCAGCTATTTTAGTATTTTGGCTTAGCGGCATTAAACCTGTTAACTGGGCAGAAATCCAAGACGCGAATACGTCACGTATGAATTCATTATTATTCACCGGAATAATTGGTGTAGTATTGATTGCAACTGTGATATTAATACAATTTTAG
- a CDS encoding LysM peptidoglycan-binding domain-containing protein: MQIHVVKRGETLWRIAQLYGSNINQVILANQLDNPNILVVGQALVVPNPNREYVVQSGDNLWFIAQRYGVTIEELAAVNNISNPSLIYVGEILKLPYFPHLVQPGENLWGISQTYGVTVNQIAQANNITNPSLIYPGRALRIPAATRPVTETNAYTTRLNEQGTQEVLALGGNLTYLSPFMYAIQEDGSITELQELPVLEAARANNVAPLLVLTNFSEGSFGSDLAASILRNPDLQEILITNILEKINAKGYSGINIDFEYVYPEDRENYNEFLRRIVARFHPEGLLVSTALAPKDSADQQGLLYEAHDYQAHGEIVDFVVIMTYEWGWAGGRPWAIAPINEVREVLDYAVTVIPRDKILMGMPLYGREWEIPWVEGTTARTISPKEAVQLAARYGVEIQYDEQYQSPFFRYADESGQQYEVWFEDARSVQAKYNTIKNYQLRGAGFWVLGNPFPQNWAVLQDNFQVRKL, translated from the coding sequence ATGCAAATTCATGTAGTAAAACGAGGAGAGACATTATGGCGTATAGCACAGCTGTATGGGTCGAATATTAACCAAGTTATATTAGCCAATCAGCTTGATAATCCGAATATTCTTGTAGTGGGGCAAGCGCTTGTCGTTCCTAATCCTAATCGTGAATATGTTGTCCAGTCAGGAGATAACTTATGGTTCATTGCCCAAAGGTACGGTGTAACCATAGAAGAGCTGGCTGCAGTCAACAATATTTCCAACCCTTCCCTGATTTATGTTGGGGAAATTCTCAAACTTCCCTATTTCCCACATTTAGTGCAGCCGGGGGAAAACCTTTGGGGCATTTCTCAAACGTATGGAGTGACCGTCAATCAAATTGCTCAAGCCAACAATATCACAAATCCTTCTCTCATCTATCCCGGCCGCGCTTTGAGAATTCCTGCAGCAACTAGGCCGGTAACAGAAACAAATGCCTATACAACGCGGTTGAATGAGCAGGGGACACAGGAAGTGTTAGCGTTAGGAGGGAACTTGACGTACCTGTCCCCATTTATGTACGCGATCCAAGAAGATGGCAGTATAACAGAACTGCAGGAACTCCCGGTTCTTGAGGCAGCAAGGGCCAATAATGTTGCACCGCTCTTAGTACTAACAAACTTTTCTGAAGGTAGCTTTGGCTCTGATTTGGCCGCTTCCATTCTACGCAACCCCGACTTGCAGGAAATTCTCATCACTAACATTTTGGAAAAAATCAATGCGAAGGGATATTCAGGGATAAATATTGACTTTGAATATGTTTATCCAGAAGATCGTGAAAACTACAATGAGTTTCTTCGTAGGATTGTGGCTCGCTTTCATCCTGAAGGACTGCTTGTCTCTACAGCTCTTGCTCCCAAGGATAGTGCGGATCAACAGGGGTTGCTTTATGAGGCACATGATTATCAGGCCCACGGTGAAATTGTCGATTTTGTTGTGATCATGACTTATGAATGGGGCTGGGCTGGCGGGCGGCCATGGGCCATTGCCCCAATTAACGAGGTCCGTGAAGTTCTCGACTATGCCGTGACCGTCATTCCTCGTGACAAAATCCTTATGGGGATGCCGCTATACGGTCGAGAATGGGAAATTCCTTGGGTAGAAGGAACAACCGCCCGAACGATCAGCCCTAAAGAAGCCGTACAGCTGGCAGCGAGGTATGGGGTTGAAATTCAGTATGATGAGCAATATCAATCTCCTTTTTTTCGCTATGCAGATGAAAGTGGACAACAGTACGAAGTTTGGTTTGAAGATGCCCGTAGCGTCCAAGCTAAATATAATACGATAAAAAATTATCAACTGCGAGGAGCTGGCTTTTGGGTGCTTGGCAATCCATTCCCGCAAAATTGGGCTGTCCTCCAAGATAATTTTCAAGTAAGAAAATTGTAG
- a CDS encoding beta-class carbonic anhydrase: protein MSVMDSILAYNKQFVKNKEYERYETTKFPDKKMVILTCMDTRLLELLPRAMDLNNGDAKIIKNAGAIISDPFGNTMRSIIVALYELQADEVAVIGHYGCGMTGLKSEPIIEKALEQGMDPSSLDDLNYAGVDVEKWLQGFEDVEENVRNSVDIIRRHPFLPANTPVHGLAISPETGELTVVEKAE, encoded by the coding sequence ATGTCCGTAATGGATTCTATATTGGCCTACAATAAACAGTTTGTGAAAAACAAGGAATATGAAAGATATGAAACTACAAAATTTCCGGATAAAAAGATGGTGATCTTGACTTGCATGGATACAAGACTCTTGGAATTGCTTCCTCGGGCTATGGATTTGAACAATGGTGATGCAAAAATCATTAAAAATGCTGGTGCCATTATCTCTGATCCTTTTGGGAACACGATGAGAAGCATTATTGTAGCACTGTATGAGTTGCAAGCCGATGAAGTAGCTGTGATTGGACATTATGGCTGCGGCATGACTGGCTTAAAGTCTGAACCTATTATTGAAAAAGCTCTAGAACAAGGGATGGATCCTTCCAGTCTAGATGATTTAAATTATGCCGGTGTTGATGTGGAAAAGTGGCTTCAAGGCTTCGAGGATGTTGAAGAGAATGTGCGTAACAGTGTTGATATCATTCGTCGTCACCCGTTTCTACCCGCCAACACTCCGGTCCACGGACTTGCCATCTCCCCTGAAACGGGAGAACTCACTGTCGTTGAGAAAGCTGAATAG
- a CDS encoding bile acid:sodium symporter family protein, with protein sequence MKLLETISNLAGKYFAFWVIGVAAVAYFIPEPFLFLNSYITILLGVVMFGMGLTLKPVDFKLVASKPLPVIIGVLAQFLIMPLAALAIAFALNLPNELAAGLVLLGSVPGGTASNVMVYLAKGNLALSVAMTSFSTLLAPVATPLILLALAGQWLPVDPISMFISIVQVIIIPITLGIIIRKLLPTVVDKSSSAIPLISVVAIIVIVSAVVSANVESIATSGLLIFSAVMIHNLTGLLLGYVTALLMRLDESKRRAISIEVGMQNSGLGVTLAAAHFGPLAALPSVIAAVWHNISGPILATFWSKKPVDTEEDSPVNPIEPRVQNVGK encoded by the coding sequence ATGAAGCTTTTAGAGACGATTAGTAACCTAGCAGGAAAGTACTTTGCTTTTTGGGTCATTGGAGTGGCTGCTGTAGCCTATTTTATACCGGAACCTTTCCTCTTTTTAAATAGCTATATCACGATCCTGTTAGGGGTAGTAATGTTTGGAATGGGGCTTACACTTAAACCGGTTGATTTTAAGTTAGTTGCAAGCAAACCACTTCCTGTGATTATTGGTGTACTAGCCCAATTTTTAATTATGCCGCTAGCAGCACTCGCAATTGCATTTGCGCTAAATTTACCTAATGAACTAGCTGCAGGGTTAGTGTTACTAGGTTCAGTACCTGGTGGAACTGCTTCAAATGTAATGGTTTATTTAGCCAAAGGGAATCTGGCCCTCTCAGTGGCTATGACGTCCTTTTCTACATTGCTTGCTCCTGTCGCCACACCACTGATTTTATTGGCGCTAGCTGGGCAGTGGTTACCTGTGGATCCGATTTCCATGTTTATTTCGATCGTTCAAGTCATCATTATTCCGATAACGCTCGGTATTATTATTAGAAAGTTACTCCCAACAGTCGTTGATAAAAGCAGTTCGGCTATCCCGCTAATCTCAGTAGTTGCCATCATTGTTATCGTATCTGCTGTCGTATCGGCAAACGTTGAGAGCATTGCAACGTCAGGCCTGCTTATTTTCTCAGCCGTTATGATTCATAATCTAACAGGGCTTCTACTAGGATATGTGACCGCATTACTTATGAGATTGGATGAAAGCAAACGGCGCGCCATTTCAATAGAAGTTGGGATGCAAAATTCTGGGCTTGGTGTAACCTTGGCTGCTGCACACTTTGGTCCGTTAGCCGCGTTACCTAGTGTCATCGCAGCCGTATGGCACAATATATCTGGCCCAATTCTCGCAACATTTTGGTCAAAAAAACCAGTGGATACTGAAGAAGATTCACCAGTCAACCCTATCGAGCCTCGGGTGCAAAATGTAGGAAAATAG